One window from the genome of Hydra vulgaris chromosome 02, alternate assembly HydraT2T_AEP encodes:
- the LOC100197196 gene encoding homeobox protein engrailed has protein sequence MVELEELISTETSNRRLFSIDSILYRGIYQTKKSNLEKQIYIPKDEFNDRISDSKHFTTLHQTQEKPNGVCDDPTENNINCTCSVCNNSNVIEKKIFLNREKRFYYDYNPIKNDTNWYGCKRSAHCNKRRRTIFTIYQLERLECEFQQQQYLVGHERRYLAKDLGLNEVQVKVWFQNRRIKWRKSSLHHNIDMPILPMENSM, from the exons ATGGTGGAGCTAGAGGAACTCATAAGTACTGAGACAAGCAACCGTCGCTTATTTTCAATAGACTCCATTTTGTATCGTGgaatttatcaaacaaaaaagtcaaacctggaaaaacaaatttatattccAAAAGATGAATTCAATGATCGCATTTCTgattcaaaacattttacaacGTTGCACCAAACTCAGGAAAAACCAAATGGCGTGTGCGATGACCCaacagaaaacaatataaattgcaCATGCTCTGTATGTAACAACTCCAacgttattgaaaaaaaaatttttttgaatcgggaaaaaagattttattatgaCTACAATCCAATCAAAA acgaTACTAATTGGTATGGATGCAAAAGATCTGCGCATTGCAATAAAAGAAGACGAACTATTTTTACCATTTACCAACTAGAGCGTCTCGAATGCGAGTTCCAACAGCAACAGTATCTAGTTGGACATGAAAGACGATATTTAGCAAAAGATCTGGGCTTAAATGAAGTCCAAGTTAAAGTGTGGTTTCAAAATAGAAGAATTAAATGGCGAAAATCGAGCTTACATCACAATATAGACATGCCAATACTACCAATGGAAAACTCAATGTGA